Below is a window of Tolypothrix bouteillei VB521301 DNA.
GTTCTTGCACTTCCACTGCTAAGTGTTCGGGTGCAAATTCATTTGAGAGTTCTGCGGCTGCTCGGAGTGATTCCACAATCACAATCAAGCCGTAGTGAGCAATAGCTTTCTCTGTTAGCGTTCGTCTGGGATGATCTATCAGCTGTCTTTCCACTGCTACTTGTACGTTTTTTGCCAAACCCGGATCTGTGGTCAACAAAACTGCTGCTGCCATTGGATCTTGTTCTGCCTTGGCTAACATATCAGCCGCAACGCGAACGGGATTTGCAGTTTCATCAGCAATAATTAAGACTTCCCCTGGTCCTGCAAGGAAATCTATGCCAACTGTACCGTATACTAGTTTTTTCGCTAACGTGACATATATATTACCTATACCTGTAATGATATTGACTTTGGGAATAGTTTCTGTACCGTAAGTTAAAGCAGCGATCGCTTGTGCGCCTCCAACACGGTATATTTCTTGCACTCCAGCTTCTTGAGCAGCGACCAACACGGATGGGTGAATCGCTTTTAAAGGACCGGGTGGTGTCACCATAACTATGTGAGGTACGCCAGCCACTTTTGCCGGAATAGCATTCATTAATACCGTACTTGGATAGGGGGTGCGACCACCGGGCACGTATAACCCTGCCCTATCTACAGGTGTGTAGCGCTTGCCAAGCACTACATCATCATCCTCAAAGTGAACCCAACTTTTTGGTATTCGCTGGCGGTGAAACGCTTCAATTTTGCGACACGCCAACTGAATTGCCTCAAGTAACTCTTGCGATACCTGTTGGTACGCTGCATCCAGTTCTGAGCCTGTCACGCGCAGTTCTTCTGGCTTCAGGGTTTGCTCGTCAAATTCGGCTGTGTATTGCAGTACAGCTTTATCGCCTTGGCGCTTCACTGCTTGCAACACTTCCCGCACTGTTGCTTCTTTATGAAGTACCTGTTCATCTTGGATGCGATCGCAGATCCGTTGTAGTTCTGCTCTAACATCTGCCTGCTGAGTAATGATTCGCAGCATGGAGTAAGGACATTGCCAACTTGAGAAAATTCTTGCCATTGAGTTTGAGTTTTGCTCCTTACCCAAATGAGAGGTGCAAAGCTAACCCCAACTCTCTTCTCTAGCTTAACCTGGATTTTTTTGATACTTCCATTGCTTCCCACATATCGTTTGCTAAACGCCGATAACCAACCACGGGTTGCTTGAAACAGATAGAACCTTAAAAGGTCAGTAGGGTTGGTAGTTCTTAACAACTTCGCGTTTTATCTCCCGAAGTATATGGCAAGTTATTAGTGTGTTGTTTCAATCAGTTCCCCTTTTCAAGCATAAGTAGCAACTGAGTATAATTTTTATGTATCCTTTACTTCATAAGCCAACATTTTTACAGAGGGGATGGATTTAATATCTCTATGTAACCTCTCAACTTAACATTTGACTGGCGAGCTCCCTACGCACGACATCTCAAACGAAGAGAGAATGCAGGCGATGTTCGCCATCACATGCGTGACAAGCAGTCATGCTAAGCTACATTGAGTGAGTATCTTATTCTATCGTATTTTTAGACTTGACAGCAAACCCTCTATCCCCTTTATCCCCGTTAAAAAAACGGAGCGGTCGTTTCAAACTTTTAGAGGCGTAATACCTTGTGTCCTACAAGATACGATAATATTTCTCATTTCTTCACAAATCAAATGTTATATCCCTAATAATACCCGTTTCATATTTGATACTTGCTGTCAACAGGTAAGCCCCAAATTTGAGAATTTTTCTCTAGTACCATCTGCTAATATGCAAATTAAATGTTGTCGTCACAACGTATAAGTAAAATCCTCAACCAACATACCTGGAACCATATTGCCTCCGAGTTGGCGAGCCTCGTAAGTTCCCACTTCAGCAATAAATTCTTGAAAATTAGTCAGATCGATTAGATTATCTCCCCAAAAACGATAGAGACTGTCATCAAATCGCAAATTTTCAATAGGCGCAACAATTTCGCCTTTTTCAACCCAGAAACAAGCATATCTGGTCATTCCTGTGATTCTTCCTGTTGGGCGATCGCTCCAATTTAAGTAATGCAAATTTGAGACATATAACCCTGTATCCAAACTAGGAATAATCTCTTCAAATTTTAAATTCCCTGGCATGACTTCTGGGGCTCGTAAAGCTTCATAAGTATTGGCACCATTAGCAAGTTTTCCATATTCCTTAGCAGTACGAGAATTGACTAAAGTATTAACTAAAACTCCCTTTTCAATAATCTTCACTTCCAGCGCGGACATTTCTCCCCATTCATTGAAACGCGGTACTAAACCTCGTTGAAAATTTTCTTTTAGATGAAATTCTGGAGATAACTGCTTTTCGTTTCGCCAAAGAAAAGCTAACGCACTTCCTCCCTGTTGTAAATCGGCTTCACTCACACCTCCCCAAGAAAGCATGTGCAATAAATCGGAGACTGCTGCTGGTGCAAAATATGTCTTATATCGTCCTCTAGGTAATTCTTTTGCCGGACGAGAAAGTAACTCTAACTGTGTTTTTGCATCGCTAATTTTTGCAGTATAAGCTTCGGGATTCCAATCACTCCCGGCAAAAGTTCCTTTCACGGCTTGTCCGCGATCGGTAAATATAGAATAGTCTAATGTGAAAGTATCAGTACTGAACCAGTGTTTTTGACTATTGGAATCAGCATAAGCCCTAATCACCGAGCCCCCAGCATATATCCCAGCAAAATCAAATTCTGCAACGGGTTCCAATACCGTTGGGACGACTAATTCATCAGCTAATAAATTGCCAATATGAACCTCTCGGCTGGTATTAGTACCTGATGGTAATACTAAATAGGGGTCTACGGGTAATTGGGGAAGTTCTTCGCGTAATTCTTGTAAAGCTCTATACGCCACTTGCCAATCGACTTCCCAATTCCCAGTAAAGGGAAACTGACGAAAACTACTGCGCCCATCTTGCATCAAAGTTAGTTCTATCCAACCATCAGCAACACAACCTGTTTGCCGTACTTTGGCACGATTAAAACGTGTAAATTGGCTGCTTTCGCTACTGAGTTTTATCGTGAATTGTTCGCTTTCTGCCTTTTTTACAAGGAGAGTGTCTATTAATTGGTTAAAGCTAACTTCTAAGCCAGACAATTTTTCGTGTTTCATGAATTAGGAATTAGGAATCAGGGATCGGGAGAGAGTGGGGAGAGAGGAGAATGGGGGCTGTGAAAAAGTAGGGGAGTCAATCGAGAGCTACGTTCTACCTTGTCCCCTTGTCCGCGATTTCTCGCCTTCTCCTCAAGCTCCTCCACCAAACACTTCAACGTTGGCAAATACGCAAACGGGTGAACCATGACCTACCCAAATAGCCTGGTTTGGTTCTCCCTTACCACAAAAAGGAGTGCCGTACATCTGCCAAGTGGAGTAATTACCTATTTTAACTAAACTTTGCCAAAATTCTGGAGTTGTGGCTCGGTAGTTTGGATTGCGAAGAGTTTTTGTCAGTTTGCCATTTTCAATCAGCTTTGCGTACTCGCAACCAAATTGAAATTTATATCGCCGATCGTCTATTGACCAAGAGCGATTTGATTCCATGTAAACACCATGTTCTACTGAGGCGATCGTATCCTCAAAAGACGCTTCTCCAGGTTCAAGATTCAAATTTGCCATGCGATCGATTGCTGGTCGATTCCAAGAACAAGCACGGGCGCAGGCTACTCCGGGTACTTCTGCTCTTGCTTGGCTTTCCAAACTGCCCAAACCCCGAAGAAGAACGCCTTCTTTAATTAAGTACTCCCGTGTTGCTACGGTACCAGTGTCATCAAATCCGTAGCTAGCAAATTCATTGGGTACAGTGGGGTCAAAGGTAATATTCATCAAGGGAGAGCCATACACCAAATTCCCGAAATCTTTTTTGTCAACGAAGCTACCACCCGCGTAGTTCCTTTCATCACCTAAAATTCGGTCAATTTCTAAGGGATGCCCAACGCTCTCGTGAATTTGTAGCATCATTTGATCTGGCGCTAATACCAGATTTGTACGTGATGTCGGACATTCTTCTGCTGTAAGAAGTTCTACTGCTTGTTCGCCAATTTGTTGAACTTGATGCCACAAATGTGTTTCTTGAAAATGTTCCAATCCACCTTGGTAGCAGTTTGCTTGCCAACCATTTTGAGAACGTTGCTGAACGATCGCTCCATCCTGGGCTGTTGCTCCGTAATGAGTGCTAAAAAACATAAATTTTTGATACACTTCGGAGCCATTGCTACTTACAAACCAAGTTTCTTTTTCGCTGGTTGAGGCAATAGCGGTGGTTTGCACTATGCGATCGCAAACCTTAAGTGTTTGGCAGATGCGGATGAGTAAGTCGTTGATTTCGCCTGCACTTAAAGCATCAAGAGGTTTGAGAAATGGCGAAGTGTACTGACCTACTACTTTAGGGCGCTCGCTTGCTGCTTTAAATGGATATACCCACCACTCACTTGCAGCAAGTGCTTGATGATATGCTTTCTTAGCAGCTGCTTGTAAATCAAGCACTTGTAAGGAATTAATCGCTGCATAACCGATACAACCATTGACCATCACTTCTAGCATCGACCCTTTAGTAAAGGATTTACCGTTACTTTGAGGTATGCCATCACGGATATGGTGAGTATAGGTTGTATCTTTTACAACTCTAATTCCCAACCAATCAGCAGGAATATCTATTTGAGAAATTGCTTTTTTTAATTCTGACAACATAACTTAATACTATTGGAGATTAGGGATTGGAGATTGGGATTGCTTATACTGAATCTCACCCAACTATCTGTGGTCTTCTTTTTTAAAACTGGTATCAGAAGAAAAGATGAATTATGAAGCATTAATTTTCTATCCTTCATAATTCATCATTCATAATTCATAATTAACTGCGGTGCCATCGAGTTCCATCACGACTATCAATGAGGGTAATACCTTGTGCTTGTAGTTCATCACGAATGCGATCGCTCAGTGCAAAATTTTTCGCTTGACGCGCTTGTTGTCTTTCCTGAATCAACTCCTCAATTTTTGCATCGCTTAAACTCTCATTGACAGAAGTTTCCTCCTCTACCTTGGCATCAAAACCCAGAACATCAGCCAACGTCACAAGAGTTTGCCATTGGGCGCGTAATACATCGGCTGTTGTTACCGTTTTTCCCTCATGAGTCAGAATGTTTCCTTCTCGCTGTAGTTCTTTGGCTAATTCAAAAAGGACTGGCAATCCTCCAGAGAAATTAAAGTCATCATCGATCGCTTCAAAGAAGCGATTGATATAGGGATTGGCGATTGATAATTGGGAGCTTGAGATGGAGTTCTTCCCTGTTCCAGGTTCCAAGTCCTTAGCCCCTATTTCCCAACCCAATTGTTTACCGTATTTATGACCAAAAAGCAAACCTTCTTTTAGTGTTTCGTAGCCCTTTGTTGCAGAAGCGATCGCTTCATCCGTAAAATCAATTGGTTTGCGGTAGTGGGCTTGCAAGACAAACAAGCGAACCGCCATTGGGTGTACTCCTTTATCTAACAACTCCCGAATTGTGATAAAGTTACCCAAAGATTTTGACATTTTTTCTCCATCTACCTTGACCATGCCATTGTGCAACCAGTATTTCGCCAGTGGTTTTTTTGTCACAACTTCTGACTGAGCAATTTCATTTTCATGATGGGGAAAAATCAGATCGGCACCTCCAGTGTGGATGTCAATGGTATCACCCAAGCGATCGCGGACCATAGCCGAACATTCAATATGCCAACCCGGACGACCTTTACCCCAGGGTGAGTCCCAAGCTGGTTCGCCTTGTTTTGCTGCTTTCCATAAAGCAAAATCAAAGGGGTCTTTCTTCTTCTGATACTCTGGATCTTCCAGATTCACTCTTTCGCTAGCTCCCGCTTGCATATCTTCCAGGTTGCGACCGGAGAGTTTGCCATATTCAGAGAACTGACGGACTGCATAGTAAACATCACCATGAGAGGGGTAAGCATAACCCTTATTTTCCAATTCGTGAATCAGTCGCTGAATGCCATTCATCGTGTGAGTTGCACGGGGATATTCATCAGCATCCTTGATACCAAGACGCCTCATATCCTCAAAATATGCTTCGATAAAGCGTTCCGCCACAGCTTCCATCGATGACTGTTCTTGTCGCGCTCGATTCAAAATTTTGTCATCAATATCTGTAAAATTTTGTACATAGCGGACATCGTACCCGATAAATTGTAGGTAGCGACGCACTACATCCCACACAATACAAGCTCTGGCATGACCCAAGTGGCAGTAGTCGTACACCGTCACGCCGCAGTAATACATCTTAACTTTTCCAGCTTCTACTGTTTCAAACGGTTCTTGACGACGGGTGAGGGTATTGTAAACAGATAGGGTCATATCCAACTTATAGAAATACGTAATAATGGAAGTAGGCAACACCGGATGAATACCAGCATCCTTATGCTAGTCTCTTCCTGAGATTTTGCGCTACAATTAGCTATTTTGACTTCCTGAAAGCAGCGCCATGCAAGCAGTTACTTCCGAGTCACAATCAATGGATGCACCCAAACAAGGGTTACCAGTAACGATTATTACTGGATTCCTTGGTAGTGGTAAGACAACTTTACTCAATCATATCCTGACCAATCAACAAGGATTAAAAACCGCCGTACTAGTCAATGAGTTTGGCGAAATTGGCATTGATAACGAGTTAATTATCTCCACTGATGATAATAACAATATGGTGGAGTTAAGTAACGGTTGTATCTGCTGCACCATTAATAACGATCTCGTGGAAGCCGTTTACAAAGTTATGGAACGGCAAGACAAGATAGATTATCTGGTGGTAGAAACAACAGGGCTCGCCGATCCTCTGCCAGTCGCTCTTACATTTCTTGGCACTGACTTGCGCGACTTAACGCGTCTTGATTCAATTGTCACGGTTGTAGACGCGGCAAATTATAGCTTGGATTTATTTAATTCTCAAGCTGCTTACAGTCAAATTGCTTACGGTGACGTTATTCTCATCAATAAGACAGATTTAGTGTCTGAAGAAGAAGTAAAAGCACTAGAGGCAAAAATCAACCAAGTTAAAGAAGGTGCAAGAATTATTCGCACCAAGCAAGCGCAAGTTCCGCTTCCTCTGATTCTAAGTGTTGGTCTGTTTGAAACAGACAAATATTTTAATGAGGCGAAACAACACGGTCATGACCATCACGACCACGATCACCACCATCATGCTCACGCACATGACCACGAACATGACCACTCAGAATGTTCTGAATGCGGTCACGACCATCATGACCACGACCACCATCACCACCATCATTCCGACCATTTAGAAAATGATGGTTTCACCTCTATATCATTCCAAAGCGATAAACCTTTTTCGATTAGGAAATTCCAATATTTCTTAGATAATCAACTTCCCACAAACGTTTTCCGCGCAAAAGGGATTATGTGGTTTGATGAAAGCCCCAAACGTCACATTTTTCACTTGTGTGGCAAACGCTTCACTCTAGATGATGATGAGTGGACCAAGCGGGAGAAGAAAACCCAGTTGGTGTTAATCGGTCAAAATCTCGATCGCGAGACTTTGCTAAAACAACTAGAAAACTGCTTGTGTTTGCCTTCTACCTCTCGTGGTAAGGGTTTTGGGGCTTAGCTCAGCAATTGGCGGAATTAGAAGTGAGGCGTGAAGAATAAAAATTTTTAATCTTCATTTCCCACTTCTAGTACCTCCCAAAATTGAAACTGAAACAGCACCCCGCGATCTAATTATGTGAGTTCTCGGTTTTTTAAAGTTCTAACTGTTGCACTTGTTCTACTGATAATCCAGTGATTCTGGCTACGACTTCAATTGACAATCCTTCTTTTCGCATATTGATAGCCATTAGCTGTATCCCCTCTTGAATACCTTCAGCGCGACCTTCAACGCGACCTTCAGCGCGACCTTCAGCACGACTTTCAGCTTGGATTGATTGATAAATGACTGATTCTTTCATTAAGTCCCTCCGCAGTAATTGCTGAATCACCTTTTCTTCTAATACTAACCCAGCTAAAATTGCCGTTGAAGCAGTTACATTATTCTGTGTTTGTGAGTCTCTTATAGTATTTATTTCCATGGCAACTTGCCTAAGTGTTTCAATGCGATCTTCACTCTGACAGAGTACTGCAAATGGTAATAACCCAGGAGATTGCAAAAACACGCTTGATGGTTGCTCCCAAAGACGAATTACCTGAAAGCGATGAAAAGTTTCTTCCAGTGTAAATGTTGTTTGATACACTCGTCTTGAATTAGTTCTTTTTAAGTAAATTACGACTTGTTTCATCTGCTTTTTAGGAAAGCGGCGATGAGCTCGCAGTCGGTAATCAGCCATCCGGAATGGAACTCGTAGTTTTGGTCGAGTTTGAAATTCCAAATGCAGAATACATTCATCGGATTGGAGTAGTATCAGAGCGTCAGCACGAATTGGTTCAACAGACAGCTCTTGTGGACTTAATTCCGTAAGAGCGATTGGTTCTCCTAATAACCAAGTAGCAAAGTCAGTAGAAAAACTCTCAACGAGAAACTTGCAAATATTGTCATACATTATGAAATATCATCAGTAAAATGGATAATTCTTTATCTGGCTTGTCGTATTGTACTTTTACTGTTAATTCCTTAATCAGAGTTATTTATGCGCGTCATTGTTCAACGAGTCAAATCTTCTCAGGTTACCATCAACGGTGAAATAATTGGCAAAATTGGGCGTGGGCTAAACCTGCTTGTAGGGATTGCTGATACCGACACCGAGCGCGAACTAGATTGGATGGTGCGAAAGTGTTTGGAATTGAGATTGTTTCCCAATGAGGGCGAAGCAGGAGAGCGGTGGCAAAAATCAGTGCAAGAAATTAATGGCGAGTTGCTAGTGGTGAGTCAGTTTACGCTTTATGGAGACTGTCGCAAAGGTCGTCGCCCTTCCTTCGATCGTTCAGCAACCCCTCAAGTTGCAGAAGAATTGTATAACCGTTTTATCGCTAAGTTGCGCTTAAGCGGGTTGCGAGTGGAAACAGGTAAATTTGGGACAATGATGCAAGTCTCAATTGAAAACGACGGTCCTGTAACTTTGTTACTAGAACAAGAGGCTAAGTAAGTAATTGTATGTAAAAGAGAAATCAAAGGAAATGCTTGGACAGTAAGGTACTAAATGATGAGAAAATATTAAACTAACCATAACAAAACTTTAAATACACTCATCATGGCTCAAATCCAGTTTTCTCGAGGGATTAACGAAGATGTCATTCCAGAAATACGCTTGACAAGATCGCGCACTGGGGGTAGTGGGACGGCAACGTTTGTTTTTACAAATCCCAAAGCTTTAGAAAGTGGTAACACTGAAGAAATCACTGGTATGTACCTAATTGACGAAGAAGGAGAACTTGTGACGCGTGAAGTCAAGGGTAAATTTGTCAACGGTAAACCAGAAGCATTAGAAGCAGTGTATCTGATGAAATCTTCAGAACAATGGGATCGCTTTATGCGATTTATGGAGCGGTATGCTAAAGAGCACGGTCTGGAATTTAGCCAATCATAAAGGGTTAGGGGTTAGTGGTTAGTAGTTAGTGGTTAGTAGCTCTAATAAACACTAACCACCAACCACCAACCATTAGCCATTAATCAACTTTATTTATGACTCACCTTCCGCATCCAGATACCTCAAATATGAGGGTCACTTGTGCAGCTATTACTGTCAGCGATACCCGTACCCCAGAAACGGATAAAAGCGGTCAACTTATTCAGGAATTACTTCGCAACGCCAACCATAATATAGATGCTTACATAATTATCAAAGATGAACCAGCACAAATCCAAGAGCAAATAAAATTGTTGGGTCAACGCCATAATTTAGATGTTCTCCTGATTAATGGTGGAACGGGAATCGCCCCAAGAGACACCACGTATGACGCTATCGAAAAGCTACTTGAAAAAACTTTGCCCGGATTTGGAGAAATATTTCGTTTTTTAAGTTATCAAGAAATTGGTTCGCGTGCGATCGCATCTCGGGCTGTTGCAGGTACATACCAACAAAAACTGATTTTCTCTTTACCCGGTTCCAGTAACGCTGTGCGATTGGCTATGGAAAAGTTGATATTACCAGAACTTGTTCATTTAGTAAAGCAAATTGCTAATAGCTAATAGCTAATAGCTAATAGCTAATAGCTAATAGCTAATTGCTAATAGTTCTACAACTCCCTTGCCTCTAGAAGATGACCCATAGGTGTAGGGTGGGTAATGCCCTAATTTTTCTAAGCTGGACTCACCAGTCGCCAGGGCGCGGGAAACCCCTCCCTTGTTCGCCCTATCTCAGGAGCGAAGACGCTATATGCAAGGCACACGCTAAGCGCAAAGCGCACGCTCCGCGATGCCGCAGGCTATGCCCGTAAGGGCTATACGGGTTCGCCAGTCCTCAGAGCGCGGGAAACCCCTCCCTTGTTCGCCAGTTGCCAGGGCGTGGGAAACCCGCCTACAGCACTGGACTCACCGCCTGCAGCGCTGGACTCACCATTAGCCATTAGCCATTAGCCCTTCGGGTTCGCCAGTCCCCTACGGCGGGAAACCCGCCTACAGGGCTGGTCTCACCATTAGCCATTAGCCAATAAATAAATAACCCCCCCAGGTCGAGGAGGTTATTTAACTGGTATCTAAGTTGTTGTTCAGCACATCAAAATTGACCTATCGTTAGAGCGATAACCGCCAGAATTGCACTGATGATGTAAAACACAGCAACAACTTGTAATTCCGACCAACCAGAAAGTTCTAGGTGATGGTGTAGTGGAGCCATTTTTAAAAGACGCTTGCCTTTACCATCTGGACCTTTCGTAGCTTTGTAGTAGCTAACTTGCGCCATTACAGAAAGGGTTTCTACGAAGAAGATGCCACTGAGAATAAACAGTCCTACTAGGCTGTTTGCCAACAAAGCGACGGCTGCTAAAGCACCTCCTAAAGCCAAGGAACCGGTGTCTCCCATAAAAACTCGGGCTGGGTTGCGGTTGTGGACTAAAAAACCCAAACAACCACCACTTAGAGAAGCACAGAAAACCATCAATCCGGGCGAAGTTGGTGCAACTAAAGCACCTAATGCTAATAATGCGATCGCTACCGTTCCTCCTGCCAAGCCATCAATGCCATCAGTGAGGTTGGTAGCATTGCTTTCCGCTACGAGTACAAAACCTGCTAAAGGCCAGAAGAGAAGTCCCAGAGGTATGTAAAACCCAAAAGGTAAAGCTATATTCGTAACATTATGAGCGGGATGAGAAATCAGAAGCCACACACAGAAAGCAACTGCAAATGTCACTTGTAAAATCAGTTTCATGCGGGGAGAGATGCCTTTGTTTGACTTGCGGCGGAGAATTTGCCAATCGTCAATCCAGCCAATCAACCCATAGCTGAGTGTCAAAGCAGCAACAGCTAGTACTTCTGTAGCAAAGTTAGACCAGATACAAGCAGAAATCACTGACACGGGAACAAAGAATATGCCCCCCATGGTGGGAGTCCCTGCTTTTTTCAAATGAGCTTGAGGACCGTCCTCGCGGATGATTTGCCCGGTTTTCAGCGCTTGTAGCAATGGAACTGCCCAGAAACCAACTGCGGCTGAAGCGACAGCACAGAAGAGTAGAGGTAAAGTCAGTGACATACCTTGCCAAGGCATTCTATTTGCTATGCCGTCAAGAATTAGCGCTGATACACCCAGTCCTACACCGAGTAGGGAGACTAAACCTATGCCATTAATGATACTTAACCCTTGGTTAGGAGATAACTTAGCGTCCACGGATATTTCCCTTCACTCCACACTTGTAAAATTAAACAAAGGATTTGGCTGTGCCAATATGTCTCAAGCTTGAATTAGCTATTCTTCATCTGGGACGACATCGTCATCGTCATCATAGTCAAAATCGCTAATTCCGTCGTCAGTACTCAAAAACTCTGATATCTCTTCTTCTTCGTCCGAATAGTCGGGTTCGTGAACATCTCGCGCTATGAGACGACCGTTTGTTTGCAACCAGTCTAACAAGGAGGACTCTTGCTTTAATGGAATTACAGGAGCTCGTCTGTTGCGGGGTTCCTCACGTAGTGGTGAATTTAGCATATTTACGAAAACACTATATGGAGATGATAACTAGACACTTAGAGTCTATCACTTGATAATGCACGATTTACTTGTTAATTCAACCCCTTTTTTAGAAATCCGACAAAATTATTTCTTGAAAGGGTTAAGAGTCACAGTAAATTTGTTTTTAGTGTGATGCTATACATTGTTCATCAATATGTTCTCAATACTGATGTTTTTGAGGTGGAATTAATTATGCTAGGAAAAGCAGATCTCTTGGAAGCAATTGCTGGTAAAAATCGCGGTCTTATTGCAAACGAGCAAGATAAACAAGCCATTTTAATTGCAATTACAAAATTAGAAGAGCTCAATCCCACACCCCGTCCAGTTGAAGCTCCCGATTTGCTGGATGGCAACTGGCGACTTGTATACACCACGAGTAGAGCTTTACTAAATATTGATAATTTACCCTTATACAAGCTCGGTCAAATTTATCAGTGTATACGCATACAAACTAACAGTGTTTACAACATAGCTGAAGTTTATGGCTTGCCATTACTTGAAAGCATTGTCAGTGTTGCTGCAAAATTTGAGCCTGTTTCAGGTAGGCGCATCAATGTCAAATTTCAGCGATCGATTGTTGGATTACAACGTTTATTAGGTTACACTTCCCCAGAAACTTTCATCCAACAGATAGAGGCTGGCAAAAAATTTACCGCTATCGATGTTGTGCTCAATAGCAATGAACAACAAGGGTGGTTGGATATTACCTATCTCGATAACAATTTGCGTATCGGCAGGGGCAACGAGGGTAGTGTATTTGTTTTAGTGAAAGCATAGGAACTTCCAAAAATAAAGTGTTTGCGACCATCGAAAATACGCGATCCCGAAGACGTTGTCAAGGAGGGTCTCACCCATTTCATCCTGGGGACGCAGAGATTAGTCGGTACAATTACGGTGATAGGACAAATGGTAGAGCGCGATCGGCAATGCGTTGTGAAGTTAGCGTTGTGTAGAGAAAACTTAGAGTGGCGGATTCCGCCGTTAGCATAAGCTCCTCGCCCAAACTGAGTTCCCAACTTCCGAAAGTTCCTCTGAATTCCATAACTGGTGTTGCGATTTTACCTATATCCCGCTACCACCGTTAAGTATCAGGAGAAATCATTTCGTGACGTTCCTTGGGTGTGATTGCCCCTAGTGTTTTTGTCCAAATGCTTTAAACGATAGATGGCTTTAAGCTAACCCTGTAGACGAAAACCAATCAAAAAAGTTTCTTGGGCGTTGCGACTTCCTATCAAGCAGTCCACAACTACGTTATAGAAATCCACACACAACGTCTGCCAATCTGGATAA
It encodes the following:
- the hisD gene encoding histidinol dehydrogenase, whose amino-acid sequence is MLRIITQQADVRAELQRICDRIQDEQVLHKEATVREVLQAVKRQGDKAVLQYTAEFDEQTLKPEELRVTGSELDAAYQQVSQELLEAIQLACRKIEAFHRQRIPKSWVHFEDDDVVLGKRYTPVDRAGLYVPGGRTPYPSTVLMNAIPAKVAGVPHIVMVTPPGPLKAIHPSVLVAAQEAGVQEIYRVGGAQAIAALTYGTETIPKVNIITGIGNIYVTLAKKLVYGTVGIDFLAGPGEVLIIADETANPVRVAADMLAKAEQDPMAAAVLLTTDPGLAKNVQVAVERQLIDHPRRTLTEKAIAHYGLIVIVESLRAAAELSNEFAPEHLAVEVQEPWEILSLIHNAGAIFLGHFTPEAVGNYLGGPNHTLPTSGAARYASPLGVETFMKHSSIIQYSQTALEKVAHAIDVLASSEDLPSHVNSVQRRIDKEKDDMNY
- a CDS encoding TldD/PmbA family protein produces the protein MKHEKLSGLEVSFNQLIDTLLVKKAESEQFTIKLSSESSQFTRFNRAKVRQTGCVADGWIELTLMQDGRSSFRQFPFTGNWEVDWQVAYRALQELREELPQLPVDPYLVLPSGTNTSREVHIGNLLADELVVPTVLEPVAEFDFAGIYAGGSVIRAYADSNSQKHWFSTDTFTLDYSIFTDRGQAVKGTFAGSDWNPEAYTAKISDAKTQLELLSRPAKELPRGRYKTYFAPAAVSDLLHMLSWGGVSEADLQQGGSALAFLWRNEKQLSPEFHLKENFQRGLVPRFNEWGEMSALEVKIIEKGVLVNTLVNSRTAKEYGKLANGANTYEALRAPEVMPGNLKFEEIIPSLDTGLYVSNLHYLNWSDRPTGRITGMTRYACFWVEKGEIVAPIENLRFDDSLYRFWGDNLIDLTNFQEFIAEVGTYEARQLGGNMVPGMLVEDFTYTL
- a CDS encoding TldD/PmbA family protein, whose translation is MLSELKKAISQIDIPADWLGIRVVKDTTYTHHIRDGIPQSNGKSFTKGSMLEVMVNGCIGYAAINSLQVLDLQAAAKKAYHQALAASEWWVYPFKAASERPKVVGQYTSPFLKPLDALSAGEINDLLIRICQTLKVCDRIVQTTAIASTSEKETWFVSSNGSEVYQKFMFFSTHYGATAQDGAIVQQRSQNGWQANCYQGGLEHFQETHLWHQVQQIGEQAVELLTAEECPTSRTNLVLAPDQMMLQIHESVGHPLEIDRILGDERNYAGGSFVDKKDFGNLVYGSPLMNITFDPTVPNEFASYGFDDTGTVATREYLIKEGVLLRGLGSLESQARAEVPGVACARACSWNRPAIDRMANLNLEPGEASFEDTIASVEHGVYMESNRSWSIDDRRYKFQFGCEYAKLIENGKLTKTLRNPNYRATTPEFWQSLVKIGNYSTWQMYGTPFCGKGEPNQAIWVGHGSPVCVFANVEVFGGGA
- the cysS gene encoding cysteine--tRNA ligase, which codes for MTLSVYNTLTRRQEPFETVEAGKVKMYYCGVTVYDYCHLGHARACIVWDVVRRYLQFIGYDVRYVQNFTDIDDKILNRARQEQSSMEAVAERFIEAYFEDMRRLGIKDADEYPRATHTMNGIQRLIHELENKGYAYPSHGDVYYAVRQFSEYGKLSGRNLEDMQAGASERVNLEDPEYQKKKDPFDFALWKAAKQGEPAWDSPWGKGRPGWHIECSAMVRDRLGDTIDIHTGGADLIFPHHENEIAQSEVVTKKPLAKYWLHNGMVKVDGEKMSKSLGNFITIRELLDKGVHPMAVRLFVLQAHYRKPIDFTDEAIASATKGYETLKEGLLFGHKYGKQLGWEIGAKDLEPGTGKNSISSSQLSIANPYINRFFEAIDDDFNFSGGLPVLFELAKELQREGNILTHEGKTVTTADVLRAQWQTLVTLADVLGFDAKVEEETSVNESLSDAKIEELIQERQQARQAKNFALSDRIRDELQAQGITLIDSRDGTRWHRS
- a CDS encoding CobW family GTP-binding protein, which translates into the protein MQAVTSESQSMDAPKQGLPVTIITGFLGSGKTTLLNHILTNQQGLKTAVLVNEFGEIGIDNELIISTDDNNNMVELSNGCICCTINNDLVEAVYKVMERQDKIDYLVVETTGLADPLPVALTFLGTDLRDLTRLDSIVTVVDAANYSLDLFNSQAAYSQIAYGDVILINKTDLVSEEEVKALEAKINQVKEGARIIRTKQAQVPLPLILSVGLFETDKYFNEAKQHGHDHHDHDHHHHAHAHDHEHDHSECSECGHDHHDHDHHHHHHSDHLENDGFTSISFQSDKPFSIRKFQYFLDNQLPTNVFRAKGIMWFDESPKRHIFHLCGKRFTLDDDEWTKREKKTQLVLIGQNLDRETLLKQLENCLCLPSTSRGKGFGA